The genomic DNA GGCATTCAATCACTCCCCGGCGGCCACAAACTCTGTCCGATGTCCGTCCGGTAATAACTCCCCAAACAATGAATCTTCCGAATATTATCATAGGCTTTTTTTATGGCCTCTTCTAGAGTCGGCCCAATTGCAACCACATCGGCCACCCTCTGACCGGCAGTGTATAATTCACCTTTTGAATTTGCAGCAACTTCATTCCACCAAACATGGCAATTCAGTTTCTCCAAAACTCTAACCGGAAAGTTAGGGCTATCGATTTGACCGTACGGATAACCGTACCCGGCCAGGGTTAATGAGCAGCCAAAATTTAAAGCATCCTTAAATGCTATTTCAGTTTTTTGGTTACTTGCGACCTCCAATAGAATTTTCAGCGGATCTTGTAACATTTCTAAAATGATTGGGCCGCAGGTCACGCCGATGCGGACGTTATACTCAACCACACACCACTGATTATCGCGACGAATAGCTGTTACCTGAACGGGACCGTTAAACCCAACTTCCCGGAACCAGGGTAATAGCGGGTGCAAAAGTTCTTTAGCTAAATTGTATTTGTCTTCCGGGTCTTTTTCAACCAAACCTCCGAGAGGCGCTCCTGCCACGATTCCCATATTGCCGTCAAAAGCACGTTTGTACTCCTGGTTGGTGACGAGAGAATGAATTTCTCCATCGCTGACAAACACAATATGTCCCGCTTCCCGCCGGCCCATGTATTCCTGCAAAAAAACGCCCTCTTCGTAATTAATGCGTTTCAGCCAGCTTCGAGTTTCCTCGACAGTTTCACAAACGATGGTGTGGATGGGACTGCCAGGTGAGCAGAGCGGGTTCTTGATGACATAAGCCATAGGATTTCTATCAAGGATTTTTTCGGCTTCAAGGCGGTTTGTTGCTACAATGGATTTCGGGACTGGAATATCAAACTTTTCACAAAGCCCGGCTGCAAAAAACCGGTCTCTCTCGAGCTGCATGGCTTTGCCGCGTGGAGATAGGATGGGAATGTTTAATGATAGAAATTCATCTACCCAATCGGCTGTCGCCCAGTCAATTGACATCGGGATAACAAGATCGATTTCTTTTTGCTTTAAAAGCTTGCAGGGATTGGGGTGCGTTTTGCTGAAAAAGGTCTCTCCTTCCAAAGAAGGACTGTAGTGGCCGGCTTCACTCGTGAGATAAGTATAAACCCGGGCGCCGTTTTGTTTTAGATGGTGCAGAACGCCCTGGGCCGGGGCGCCGGCGCCAAAAACCATGACTCGCTTTGGAAGTAAGTTAAATAATTCACTTGAGGCCATAATTCAACCCTCTTGAAAAATTGTCGATGCCGGTGTTGGCGCCGATGGCGAGTCGCGGGCTTTGCTTTTGCATGTTTAGGGACTCTCAAAAATTCAATGTTAACGTTGAGAAAAACTTGCGAGGCTCTTCAAGAAACTTGTCCCGCAAAGTATAAGCGTAATTGAACATGTTTTCGGTACCAATCATAAGGGAAGCTTTCTTCCAATAATAAAGGACTCGGGCAGTGAAGACTTTTTGTGGTACGAACTGATGTTCATCTTCGGGGGGTAGAAGATATTGTTCTTGCGCACTGCTAAATATATAATCAGCTTGCAACTCAAAATTGCCAAACCGTATGGACGGCTCGATATAAGCAATGAGTTTCTGGCGATGAGTTAGCAATTCCTTCGTTTCTGTGTTATGTGGATTTAAATAAGTAAAATTGACACGTAACCTCAGCCGATTGTCCCACCAGCTTCCCCTTGCAGCAAACTCAATCCCCGGTATCTCTACCTCAGTAGTATTCCGAAAGCTGGCGGTCGCACCATCTGCACCCGGTTCAATCAAATCATTAACTTTGGTATAAAACCCGGTTAACTCTACGTACGAGTTCTGCGTGATTTCTTGCTTAATGCCGAGTTCATACGACCATGAAGTTTCTGATTTCAATGAAGGATTTGCGACCCACGTAAAGTTCGCAATTTCCTGGTTGCCAAAATAAAGATGAAAAATGTTAGGGAATTTGAAGCCGTTTGAAAAGTTTGCTCTTATCGTGGTGCCTTCAAACGGATGATAATTTAGCCCGATTTTTGGTGTGAAACGATCAAACAAGCGAGCTTCAGGTAATATAAAGGAGGTGTCTGTTTCCGCAATCTTATAGCGGTCATAACGCGCCCCTAATGTCAAATTTAGTTTCGTAAAAAGACGCAAATCCGCCTGTACGTAGGGCGCAATAAGAAAAGCTTTTCTCTCGCCGTATACATCTGCTTTTACTCTGTCGTATTTAAAGTCCGAGCCCCCAATGAGCAAAAGCTTGTTCCACGGCAAATAGGTCGCCTGAAGCGTCCCCCAAATTCCGATCGCAGGTGTGAAGTCTACGTCCGTGGCCTGTGTGCCTAAGAGAGAGCTAATAAAAGACGCGTGCAGTTCGACCGCCGCCTTCGATGAAATCGGCCGGCTGTATTTTGTCGATAGGGTAACCCCCCATTGTTCCTGGCGTTTGCCTCTTTCGCCAATAGCTACAAGCGTTGCTTCGGTTTGATTTTTCCAGAGGACAAAGGCCTCTCTATCATTAAACATGTAATTTCCAAATAAGGACCACTTGGAGCCGTCATCGAAGTTGTATACAAACTTACCGGAAAAGTTGTAAAGGTCGTAAGCGCTGTTCTCAACGTAACCCACTGAAGAGCTCCTGCTGCCCGACAACCTCATGCCTAAATTGCCGATTTGCCTACTGTGCCGGAAGTCAACACGGTTAAAGTTCAACATACCATCCTGAAATTCGGGAAACTGTTTGAAATTGTCATAGACGCCAAAAGTTGTTCGAAGGTACGTTTCTGTCGCCGGCCCCGGATCACTCGTGATAAAATTGATGACGCCGCCCATCGCAGAAGATCCGTAAATAGCAGAACCGGAGCCACGCACAACTTCAATTCGCTCGATGTCGGAAGGCGGCACGATGAACCAGTTCACTCGACCCAGGTCGCTCGTCGTTATCGGCACGCCATCCATCATCACCAAAACACGGCTGCCTATGCCAAAAGTCCAACCATCTGAGCCGCGAATATTTACGTTTTCCTGTAAAATTTGAACGCCTGCAGCTGTCTTCAAGACATCTTCAATACGAATCTGGCTTTTTTGCCTGATGTCATTCGCAGTCAAAACCTCGATTGTCGAAGGCGTACTTGCGGCCTCCTGCTGCCACTTACTTGCAGTGACCACCACCGGATCAATTTCAACAGGTGCCTCTTTTAAGCGGACTTTCACGACTGCGCGCTCATCAGAAGTGACATTCACTGCTACCCGGGCAGTACGGAAACCTATCATGGATATTCGTAGTGAAAATGTGCCGTAAGGAACTCTTTTGATAATAAAGGCACCTTTTAAGTTGGTGCTTGCCCCCAGCACGGTTTGCTCAATTTGAACGTTTACGCCTGGCAGACCCTCATTGGTAGCATCATCCAGTACGAGGCCAGTTATGACTCCCTGCGCAAAAACGCCCGCTACCGAAATCAAAAGCAAAAAGAACGTAAATACAACCTTAGTCCTGGTATTCATTTGTGCGGTTCTCCGGAATCAGTACTGAATGTTGCCAAAGTTAGCGGTAGTCTCAACTTTTATGCTGCTATCAGGGAAGGCTTCAAAAGCCGTGAGGGAACTGGTCACGATATTCGGTTCAAGTATAGATCCTCCTACCTGGTTGAAGGCAATTACCATAATGGTGGGACCGGGGGCAATGCTAAATTTAAAATTCAATGAATCGACTTGCGCTGTGGGAAGAAAACGTATATCTGCATTTCTTAGCAGATTACAAACAGTTTGGTCCTGCAATAAGCTCAGATCTGCAAATACAATTCCTAAATTTTCGATATTTTCGGGCCAGCCATTAAAATGAATGACACCTGCAACGTTTGCTGTCCTATTCACTTTTCGCAGCCCGATATCAATTGAAACGCGATCAACAAGACGCTGGTCTTCTGTTATTGAAATCGGAATGAGCGCCCCGTCTTCGCAATAGGAACCCACAAGGTTCTCGATTACAGATATGGGTTGTCCGCGTTGTTTCCAAATCACGAACAGCGCATCGAAATCGCCTGTTTGGGCTTCCAGAATGAATGGTACATCCTGAGACGAATCAGTGCGGCTTAACTCTCTGAGCGAGATTGTCTGTGTGA from candidate division KSB1 bacterium includes the following:
- a CDS encoding TonB-dependent receptor — its product is MNTRTKVVFTFFLLLISVAGVFAQGVITGLVLDDATNEGLPGVNVQIEQTVLGASTNLKGAFIIKRVPYGTFSLRISMIGFRTARVAVNVTSDERAVVKVRLKEAPVEIDPVVVTASKWQQEAASTPSTIEVLTANDIRQKSQIRIEDVLKTAAGVQILQENVNIRGSDGWTFGIGSRVLVMMDGVPITTSDLGRVNWFIVPPSDIERIEVVRGSGSAIYGSSAMGGVINFITSDPGPATETYLRTTFGVYDNFKQFPEFQDGMLNFNRVDFRHSRQIGNLGMRLSGSRSSSVGYVENSAYDLYNFSGKFVYNFDDGSKWSLFGNYMFNDREAFVLWKNQTEATLVAIGERGKRQEQWGVTLSTKYSRPISSKAAVELHASFISSLLGTQATDVDFTPAIGIWGTLQATYLPWNKLLLIGGSDFKYDRVKADVYGERKAFLIAPYVQADLRLFTKLNLTLGARYDRYKIAETDTSFILPEARLFDRFTPKIGLNYHPFEGTTIRANFSNGFKFPNIFHLYFGNQEIANFTWVANPSLKSETSWSYELGIKQEITQNSYVELTGFYTKVNDLIEPGADGATASFRNTTEVEIPGIEFAARGSWWDNRLRLRVNFTYLNPHNTETKELLTHRQKLIAYIEPSIRFGNFELQADYIFSSAQEQYLLPPEDEHQFVPQKVFTARVLYYWKKASLMIGTENMFNYAYTLRDKFLEEPRKFFSTLTLNF
- a CDS encoding phosphoribosylamine--glycine ligase — its product is MASSELFNLLPKRVMVFGAGAPAQGVLHHLKQNGARVYTYLTSEAGHYSPSLEGETFFSKTHPNPCKLLKQKEIDLVIPMSIDWATADWVDEFLSLNIPILSPRGKAMQLERDRFFAAGLCEKFDIPVPKSIVATNRLEAEKILDRNPMAYVIKNPLCSPGSPIHTIVCETVEETRSWLKRINYEEGVFLQEYMGRREAGHIVFVSDGEIHSLVTNQEYKRAFDGNMGIVAGAPLGGLVEKDPEDKYNLAKELLHPLLPWFREVGFNGPVQVTAIRRDNQWCVVEYNVRIGVTCGPIILEMLQDPLKILLEVASNQKTEIAFKDALNFGCSLTLAGYGYPYGQIDSPNFPVRVLEKLNCHVWWNEVAANSKGELYTAGQRVADVVAIGPTLEEAIKKAYDNIRKIHCLGSYYRTDIGQSLWPPGSD